In Coleofasciculus chthonoplastes PCC 7420, a single genomic region encodes these proteins:
- a CDS encoding HAD family hydrolase, with protein sequence MTKLRALIFDVDGTLANTEQDGHRVAFNRAFAEAGYDWNWSVSLYGELLAVAGGKERIRYYLKQYRPDFQPPANFDEFIANLHRAKTHHYQQLIATGSIPLRPGVQRLIKAARSQGIRLAIATTTAPTNVTALLQHTLGDESPAWFDLIAAGDIVPAKKPAPDIYNYVLRQMDLPPHDGLAIEDSDQGLIAAAQAGITTLITVNNYTKDQDFPQAVLVLNHLGEPDQPFTVLAGDAGDNQYVDIELLNHLHHR encoded by the coding sequence ATGACCAAACTTCGAGCATTAATCTTTGACGTTGATGGGACATTAGCCAATACAGAACAAGACGGACACCGCGTCGCCTTTAACCGCGCCTTTGCCGAAGCTGGATATGATTGGAATTGGTCTGTTTCCCTCTATGGTGAACTATTAGCGGTTGCTGGTGGGAAAGAACGTATCCGCTATTATTTGAAGCAATACCGCCCCGATTTCCAACCTCCGGCTAATTTCGACGAGTTCATTGCCAATCTGCATCGGGCGAAAACTCACCATTATCAGCAACTTATCGCCACGGGTTCTATCCCCCTACGTCCGGGTGTGCAACGATTGATTAAAGCGGCGCGATCGCAAGGAATACGGTTAGCGATCGCCACCACTACCGCCCCTACTAATGTAACTGCCCTTTTGCAGCATACCCTAGGGGATGAGAGTCCGGCGTGGTTTGACCTGATTGCGGCGGGTGATATCGTCCCCGCCAAAAAACCCGCCCCCGATATTTACAACTATGTACTGCGGCAAATGGATTTACCACCCCACGATGGTTTGGCGATCGAAGATTCCGATCAGGGTTTAATTGCAGCAGCACAAGCAGGTATCACCACACTAATTACAGTCAACAATTATACAAAAGACCAAGATTTTCCCCAGGCGGTACTCGTATTAAATCATCTCGGAGAACCTGATCAACCCTTTACCGTTCTCGCCGGAGATGCTGGAGATAACCAATATGTTGATATAGAACTCCTGAATCATCTCCATCACCGTTAG
- the radC gene encoding RadC family protein, whose protein sequence is MTYSLRITDIPVSERPRERLMAIGAKNLATAELIAILLATGQGKGKLSAVGLGQYILQQLSQDERDPMAVLRDISPQELMRIHGVGPAKATTMLAAIELGKRAFQSRPTEGTIIDSPMAAAAAFSHELMWQTQERFAVLLLDVKNHLLGIKLISVGTATETLACPREILQAVLRHGATRFIVGHSHPTGSVEPSEKDIYLTKQLLQGALLIETPLVDHLILGNGNHRSLHHTTSLWKEYPQDI, encoded by the coding sequence ATGACCTATAGCCTTAGAATTACCGATATTCCTGTTAGCGAACGTCCACGCGAACGATTAATGGCGATCGGTGCCAAAAATTTGGCGACAGCGGAACTGATTGCTATTTTGCTTGCCACAGGTCAGGGGAAAGGTAAACTTTCAGCAGTAGGTTTGGGACAATATATTTTGCAGCAATTAAGTCAAGATGAACGCGATCCCATGGCGGTATTGCGAGATATCTCACCCCAAGAGTTAATGCGTATCCATGGCGTCGGACCGGCCAAAGCCACCACGATGCTAGCCGCCATTGAACTTGGGAAACGCGCCTTTCAGTCTCGCCCCACAGAAGGCACGATAATTGATAGTCCCATGGCGGCGGCGGCGGCTTTCAGTCATGAGTTAATGTGGCAAACTCAGGAACGTTTTGCTGTGTTGCTGTTGGATGTGAAAAATCACTTATTGGGGATTAAACTCATCTCCGTTGGTACAGCAACAGAGACATTAGCCTGTCCTCGTGAGATTTTACAAGCTGTTTTGCGCCATGGGGCGACGCGGTTTATTGTAGGGCATAGTCATCCAACGGGTAGTGTTGAACCTTCTGAGAAGGACATTTATTTGACCAAACAGCTTTTGCAGGGGGCGCTACTAATCGAAACACCTTTAGTGGATCACCTGATTTTGGGAAATGGCAATCACCGAAGTCTACATCACACTACTTCATTGTGGAAGGAATATCCACAAGATATTTAA
- a CDS encoding helix-turn-helix domain-containing protein, which yields MSVRVAPQYIREVKQAYKRRCHTQQRLAEELGMNRDTISKFVNGKFISYSYFEEICQKLGLNLEKIADFEIEENEPSDSSERLSSLEERLLGYGGLSDLQSSSDPVEPPPQHRFPVLFDRILEIDFKEQSQRFKQVIELQRTAGFLVHGEPCYGQQFLLNRLLRLIPGRQNQSPIKIDVSSNGVGKSIPNLWRELTACLQLPREATPTEIMDRVCDRWQTQDVIFVFYTVDYMPPGMLSEWLQEFWEPLVTRAKKSLPQGDRHLLMFLVDNCGSVGQSNVRLAENFEQPEYPLRLPPASLFPREALDEWIDNLSMSSQLQIPTGLTANVLLERSDNGVPHYVYEEICRHCGLSWEGVLAKWLI from the coding sequence ATGTCGGTTAGAGTGGCTCCACAGTACATCCGGGAGGTTAAGCAAGCTTATAAACGTCGCTGTCACACTCAGCAACGTTTGGCTGAGGAGTTGGGGATGAACCGAGACACGATTAGTAAATTTGTCAATGGCAAGTTCATCAGTTACTCCTATTTCGAGGAAATTTGCCAAAAATTAGGGCTAAATCTGGAAAAAATCGCTGATTTTGAAATTGAGGAGAATGAACCGTCAGACTCGTCTGAGCGACTTTCTTCCCTAGAAGAACGGTTGCTGGGGTATGGGGGTCTTTCTGATCTTCAATCCTCGTCTGATCCGGTAGAACCGCCACCCCAGCACAGGTTTCCGGTTCTGTTTGATCGCATTCTTGAGATTGACTTTAAGGAACAATCTCAGCGATTTAAACAGGTGATTGAACTTCAGCGCACCGCAGGCTTTTTGGTTCATGGTGAACCTTGCTATGGACAGCAATTTTTGCTGAATCGACTGTTGCGGTTGATCCCAGGGCGGCAGAATCAATCTCCGATTAAAATTGATGTTAGCTCTAATGGTGTGGGTAAGAGTATCCCAAACTTGTGGCGAGAACTTACTGCTTGTCTCCAATTACCCAGAGAAGCGACACCTACGGAGATTATGGATCGAGTTTGCGATCGCTGGCAAACTCAGGATGTTATTTTTGTCTTCTATACGGTGGATTATATGCCGCCAGGTATGCTTTCCGAATGGCTACAGGAGTTCTGGGAACCGTTGGTGACAAGAGCCAAGAAAAGTCTACCCCAGGGCGATAGGCATTTGTTGATGTTTCTGGTGGATAATTGTGGCAGTGTTGGTCAATCGAATGTTAGGTTAGCTGAGAACTTTGAGCAACCGGAATATCCCTTACGCTTACCGCCAGCAAGTCTATTTCCACGAGAAGCCCTGGATGAGTGGATAGACAATCTGAGTATGTCGAGCCAACTTCAAATACCGACTGGATTGACTGCCAATGTTTTGTTAGAACGTTCTGATAACGGTGTTCCTCACTATGTTTATGAAGAAATATGTAGGCATTGTGGACTTAGTTGGGAAGGAGTATTGGCAAAATGGTTAATTTAA